The sequence TTATGATCCGTACCTATGAGCAAGCGATGCTCGAAGAGTTTGCCCGTTATTCGAAAGTCCCTGTGATCAACGGTCTAAGCGACAGTTATCACCCCGTCCAGCTTCTTGCTGATTATATGACGATGATGGAGTGCGGCAAAGATACAAATCCGATCGTAGCCTATGTAGGTGATGGCAATAATATGACCCATTCATGGCTGATGCTTGCCGGAAAACTCGGTTTCGAACTGCGTATTGCAACCCCGAAAGGATATGAATGCGATCCGGCTGTCATTGCGGATGCTCTTTGTTTCTGCGAGGTAAGCGGCGGAAAAATAGTTATTACGAATGATCCGAAAGAAGCTGTCATGGGTGCTACCGTCGTAACGACGGACACATGGATTTCGATGGGACAGGAAGAAGAAAAGTCTCAGCGGATACGGGCATTTGAAGGGTATATCGTAGATGAGGCACTTATGTCGTTAGCCGATAAAGAAGCTATTTTCCTTCATTGTCTTCCTGCTTATCGCGGTGTCGAAGTAAGTGAAGGCGTTCTCGAGGGGGAACAAAGTTTAATATTCGAAGAAGCCGAAAATCGTCTCCACGCACAAAAAGGTTTAATGGTTTGGTTAAATAAACATCGATAAGGGGTATGCATGCGTTCGTTATGGTTATTGGCAATAGTTGGGTTGAGTCTTTATGCTGCTGAAGTGGTTCAGGTTGGCGATAAATTTAAAGATTCGGGTAAATGTAAAGCGTGTCACAGTCATATTGTAAGGCAGTGGGATAGCTCATGGCATGCAAAATCTCATTACGACAATGATGAATATCTTCGTAAAACGATTGATTATGTTGCCCGCAAAGATAATCGAAAATCGCTTAATACAATCAAAATCGAATGTGCCGCTTGCCACAATCCGCGTATCTCCGTTACCTCTACCAGTGCTGAATATGAAGCAATCGCAGCACTGAAACTGGATAAAGATTCCGCTGCGACAAAAGCGATCAACAATAACGGAATATCAGAAGGAATCAATTGTGTTGTATGTCATAACATAGATCAAATTCATGATAATCTTCCGGACTCGAAACGGGGTATTAATCGTGTCAGCTGGATGCCATCAGGCATTATGACGGGGCCTTACGGGGATGCCAAATCACCTTATCACAAAGTAGAACAGCGCGATTTCATGGATACAAATCCGAATCAGCTCTGTTTTGTGTGTCATGCCAACGATACTTCCGAAGAGGGGCACCGTTTTATTGATATGCAAGTGGAATTCAAAAGCGGCGGAAAACAGTGTGTTGATTGTCATATGAGTCCGCGCAAAGATGGCGTTGCTGCAACATTGCGCGATGTAAACGGGCAGGCACATAAGCGTCTTATTCGTGAACATGGTTTTAAAGGCGGACACGTTGAAAGTATGTGGCAGGATGCATTAAAGGTAGAGGTACGTAAAAGTGCGGGCGGTCTGGATGTGACATTAGTGAACCCCCAACCGCATGCATTGCCGAGCGGATTCGGATCACGTGAAATTTTAGTCGAAGTGCAATATATGAACGGCAACAAAGTGATCAAGAATGAT is a genomic window of Sulfuricurvum sp. containing:
- the argF gene encoding ornithine carbamoyltransferase yields the protein MRHFLTLKDYTKEEILEILDIGLEIKKEVKAKEFKPRLANQTLAMIFEKSSTRTRVSFEVGMYQLGGHALFLSNRDIHLGRGEPVKDTARVISSMCDMVMIRTYEQAMLEEFARYSKVPVINGLSDSYHPVQLLADYMTMMECGKDTNPIVAYVGDGNNMTHSWLMLAGKLGFELRIATPKGYECDPAVIADALCFCEVSGGKIVITNDPKEAVMGATVVTTDTWISMGQEEEKSQRIRAFEGYIVDEALMSLADKEAIFLHCLPAYRGVEVSEGVLEGEQSLIFEEAENRLHAQKGLMVWLNKHR
- a CDS encoding multiheme c-type cytochrome yields the protein MRSLWLLAIVGLSLYAAEVVQVGDKFKDSGKCKACHSHIVRQWDSSWHAKSHYDNDEYLRKTIDYVARKDNRKSLNTIKIECAACHNPRISVTSTSAEYEAIAALKLDKDSAATKAINNNGISEGINCVVCHNIDQIHDNLPDSKRGINRVSWMPSGIMTGPYGDAKSPYHKVEQRDFMDTNPNQLCFVCHANDTSEEGHRFIDMQVEFKSGGKQCVDCHMSPRKDGVAATLRDVNGQAHKRLIREHGFKGGHVESMWQDALKVEVRKSAGGLDVTLVNPQPHALPSGFGSREILVEVQYMNGNKVIKNDTLSLTTHYLSKRNKPTIAHLAAKTQDSASIPAQGSKTLTLPMYSGVNQVLVSVSYRLVNDEVRGLLDLKDPIWSKKMVIKKVNLKL